The DNA sequence CTGGGCAGGAGGGATATGGGAATGTCACTGGACTTGTCCTTCTGTGGTCAGGTCAGGCCTTCCCAGAGAACCAGAAAATCCAGCTCTGGCTCCCTAATGGGGCTCAGGTGGGTGATTCTGGGGAGCAGCTgaaccccaggctgcagcaccaggtgctggaggaggtgaGGGGAACAGTCCATAGCTTGACCTTGTTTTTCCCTGTGGCTGGCAATGATTGGGAAGAAGAGCAAATACTCATGTGCTTACCAAAAATCACTTTTGGGATGGGGGATTGTGTGCAGTAAacagggccaggctgggatggggcaactCTTGGGAGAAGGGCAATATGAGAGGGGGTTTTGGAGCAGCTGTCCCCCTTTGGGAGAGGAATGAAGGCTTGGCCCTGACTCTGAGCAGcttcctggcagctgctgcaggaaaagggctGAGGCTACAGGCAGTGAGGGGGCGAGGGCTacagcccccagctgcagcaggggtTGTGTTCATAGCCAGGGTGCCTGAGAGGCTTTCCCCAAATACCACTGCGATTTGGCTGGAGCCCAGTGGGGCTGACTTCATGCTGCCGAAATGTATCATTACAGCCAGGCAGGGAATgtgctgtggggttttgggggagcTGTGTGTGGGGTGGAGTGTGCCGAGCACACAGAGCCTGGTTTCCTGCAGGGTGAGGTCTCCCCTGCCTCCTGCATCACTCTGTGGTTTGATGACAAGTTGAAGGGACTCACTGTGGCTACAGGCGAGGGGACCAGCACAAGCTCCTGCCCCAAAAGCGCACTGGATGGGCAAGGACCATTGCCAGGGTCAGACCTGTGGAGGCAGCATCCCTCCTGTGCCGTGCGGCTCTCTTGCAGCCCTCCTCTGTGGGAAACCAGCCCTGTTTCAACGTgtctttccaaagaaaatcaCTTTTGGCAGCCCTTAGGCAATGGCAGGTCTCCGCTGACTGCTCCAGTGCTGGCATCTGTCAtggctgtcactgtcccctcccgCCGTCACCCTGTTGTGTCTCCGCCAGCAAAAATCCACCTCCCCGTGCAGCAGCTGGGGACGGCCCGTGCGGCTCCGGCTTTTCCTTCGCAAACCGGCTCGTGCAGCCgctccccagagccctcctTTGCCAGCCTCTCTTTTGGCCCAGGATATTGGAAATTCGGGTTTTGGAGGGGTCCCTGCCTGAGTGGCGGCGAGAAGGGGGACCGGCAGGTCACCCCCAGAAGCAGCCCGGGAAGATGGGGCGGCTCAGCCTCGGCTGGCAGAGGGAGGCTGTGAGTGCTGGGGGTGCCCGCAGcaggaaaaccccaaacacgGTGCCCGGAGTGCGGAGGAGGGCGGCGGGGTGgcacccccagagctgcagcctccgGCACAGGCTGGAACAGCCCCGGGGCCGGTACCGCGgcccccccgatgtccccacgGCAGGACGGACCCCGCGGGGACACGGGCAGGGAGCCGGCAGCGCGGCCCACAGAGAAGGCCAGCAGCAGAGGgcagcagggctctgggctccccgCCGCACCGAGGGGTGGCCCCGGCGGGGCCGGACGGGGCGGGGGGCtccggcggcgggggcggccccggggccgcGCCCCATTAAAGGCGGCCCCGGCAGGGCGGTGGAGGCAGAGCGGGCTGGGGCAGGACGGGAcgctgggctctgctctcccgTCAGGTAAGTTGGGTTCTGTCCCTCCCCGCCCGTGGTGACCCCCGGGTCTCCCCTGGAGGGGCGCTGGGCTCCCGGGACGGCAGCAGCTGTACTGCCTGGGGGTTCCCCCGGTAACCTCTGTACTCTCCCCAGGTGCAAAGATGGGGTGCTTCACCTTTGTCAAGGTCATGATGATCCTTTTCAATCTGGCCATCTTCGTAAGTGCGCCCTGGAGGCCGGGATCTGCGGGAGGGGGTCTCGGGGAGCCCCCGGAGCCGGGTGTGCGGTGGGTCCGGCTGGGCTGTCCTGCCCCCCCGGGCTCCTTTCTGTGGGCGATGAGGTGGAGAATATGGGCAGGTGGGTGTAGGTGGGACTTGCAAAGCCCAGAGGGCTGTGCCGTGCTCTGGGGACAGCGGCTGTTGCATCAGCTGCCCTTGTCCCTCGCTGTGCTGAAGCTTGGGAAAGTGCTGAGTGCTGCGGACCAGGGGGTttgctgtgtccctgcctgggggcTCTACCCCCTTGTGTGACTGTGGCTTTGGGGTTCCTGGATGTCGGGAATTCAGAGCACATGCAGGCTCTACACCCACCTAGCGCAAGGAGTGGAGCTCGCAAgagctgccctggccctgcaggaTGCACCTGGAAGGGGTGTGTGGTAGGATATGGCCTTGGGAAGGACAGGGTGCAGAGCCTCCCGGCTCGGTCTGCTGAAACGCTCCCTCTGTAAAGCTCCTGCCAGGATTTGAATGTGGTGGGGAAGGTCGagcaggcagaggggagggCTGGCACACACTGCAGGCAGCCCAGAGTTGGGCTTGCCCAGGAGTACATGACTATCTGGGGCTGCTCACCTTCTCCTCTGGGTGGGCAGGCAGCCGCCCTGTATGGGGGAACTTGTGGCAGAGTGATGGTGGCCAGTGTCCAGACTGGCCATGGCGAGGCaggtggcactgctggcactgaaaccccttgggctggggaggggggcagCTGTGACACTGCCCAGGGAATGTGCTGGTGGTGGGGTGTGTTTCAGGGTGCAGACCTGTCTGGCAATGCCTTGAGCTGCCTGCAATGCTGCAAAGTCTTGCTTGGTATGGTGAAAAACTGCTGAGGGGAGAaacacctgtgccagggccttccCCAAATATCAAATCTCGTGCCCATCTGGAAGCTGACATTGCCTTTCTCCTCCCAGCTCGGTGGCGGGACCCTCCTGGGAGTTGGCATCTGGGTCAAAGTGGATGGAGAGTCATTCGTGAATATATTTGGGGCGCTCTCGTCCAGCATCCTGCAGGTTGTGAACGTGGGCTATCTCCTCATCGTCATTGGTGCCATCCTGCTGGTGATCGGCTTCCTCGGGTGCTACGGTGCCCAGAAGGAGAGCAAATGTCTCCTGATGATGGTATGGACCTGCCTGACCTTATCAAGGTTCATTTGAGCTGGGTCTGTGGCGGGGGAGACCTGACGGGCAGGCTTCTCTGTGGATGTTTCCATGTGGTGGCAGTCTGGATGGGCCTTGGAAAGGCAATGCTGGACTCAGTCTCTGCCCCAGGAAAGGGTGAGAGGAGGCAGGAGTGGGGGCTAAGCTGAGGTCTCTcttggagtgtgtccagagagcTCAGTCCATGCAGGTGGAGGGCTGGAGGACCCCAGGGTTGTACTGCTCCTgcccaggagcagagctgaaggCAGTGAGGGAGGAGGGCTGGAGCCCTGGGGAAGCAGATGAGTTCCAGGGGCCCCTGAGGATTCTGACTGTCGGTTTGACCTCCCTCCCCTTGCTGTGTCCTAGTTCTTCTCACTGGTGCTGATCATCTTCATTGCTGAAGTTGCTGCTGCCGTGGTGGCTCTGGTCTTCACAGGTCTTGTGAGTGCAATAGCTGAGGCTTGGGTTGGGCTGATCTGGGACCTGTCCTACCCCTTGGGAAAACAGGAGACATGGGCTGGCAGCGCTGCCCATGGGTGTGGAAGCTGTGTagtggctgcaggaggaagggatGCTGGTCACTGCTGGCACCAGCTACGTGGGCAGGCTGGCGTAGCCTGAGGGTGGTGGGAACAGGGGTTCCTGTTCTATCATAACCCTCATTATTTTAGGACAAGTTTTGCCTACTTCTTTCTGTCAAGCCCCTCAGTCCCTAACCAGCTTAGGCTTGACACCTCCCCACCTCTGAGGGTAGGAGACACTGGGGGGGGAATCCCTATTGCCTCATGCTGAGCAAACTCACCCCCTTATTAGGCACGTGAGAAACCACCTGGGGACAGAGATGACTGGCTCATTAGGCACTGGAGAAGTCAACCACAGGGTGAACGTCATTCTTGGCTCCCTCACTTAGTGCCGCTTATCAGATGACTCACTGGGCATAAGTGACCTTGGTGCCATAAAGCACTGGTTAGTGGGGAAGGGGAAAACTCTAGGTGGGTCAAATGGACATGATGTGGCTTCTGGCCATGCTGGGTCTTTTGGGCTTCCTTTCCATAAGCTGAGCCCAGTATGGGGATGCTCAGCTCTGTGGTGCTCCCCAGGAGCTTCTCTGAtggtattttcctttcctttcttccaggCAGAGACGTTGCTGACAGGTCTGGTGACCCCGCTCCTGAAGGAGAAGTATGGGGTGGATCAAACATTCACAGAGATCTGGAATGTCACCATGACAGAGGTGTGCTGGGCCCTGTGGACCTCACCTGTGGGTCGGGATCCTCCCAGCATGGGTTAGGTGCACGTCGGGGTGGGACAGTGAGATGGAAGTGGGCACACATCACAATCCTGGTGTCCTGAGCTGTCACCACCTCCTCAATTTCCCATGTTCCTGGGAACTACCTGCTTGGGACCTAGTGGGGTGAGAGATGTATGTGGTAATGTGTGGGGCAAAATCCTGGTGCCAGGGTGGCTACAGAGCAGCCCACTGAAGCAGGGTTGAGCTGGGTGACACCCTCCATGAGCCAGTGGGGTCTGGATGGTGTTGGAGTATGGAGGGAGACCTGTAGGATgctcttcccatcccttcctctctctccctcttagGTTCACTGCTGTGGCCTGAATAACTACACAGACTTCAACAACTCCTACTACTATGAGACACACAACAGCTaccccaggcagtgctgtgaCATGCGggagccctgcaatggcacGCTGGCCGCAGAAATGGCTGTCGAGGTACAGACGCGCTGGTGGCTCTTGCCCGCTGCCAGAGCCTGACTTAGGGTGTGCCTGGACATGGGGAGGGAGATCTCTCCTGTAGcttcagccccagctctgcacttggTGGTCCCACAGGCTTTCAGTTCTGGGGGAATGCTGTGGTGGCCTTGGCTTGTCCCTGGTAGAAACAAGTAAAGCTGTTAAGTTGCTCTGGTCCTAAAGGGACTAGAGTAGCCTGCCTGGTGCTGGGCATGGATCCAGGCACCATTCTGCCTTTTTGGGTGatttctctgcttcttcccttcctttccttgctCCCCACCCAATATTTGGTCTGAGAAGTTGCTGAGTTGCCCCTGAAGCCTCAGGTTTT is a window from the Poecile atricapillus isolate bPoeAtr1 chromosome 7, bPoeAtr1.hap1, whole genome shotgun sequence genome containing:
- the TSPAN1 gene encoding tetraspanin-1, producing MGCFTFVKVMMILFNLAIFLGGGTLLGVGIWVKVDGESFVNIFGALSSSILQVVNVGYLLIVIGAILLVIGFLGCYGAQKESKCLLMMFFSLVLIIFIAEVAAAVVALVFTGLAETLLTGLVTPLLKEKYGVDQTFTEIWNVTMTEVHCCGLNNYTDFNNSYYYETHNSYPRQCCDMREPCNGTLAAEMAVEGCFKQILEEIRTNAAVAGGVAAGIAALEIAAMAVSMYLYCRLDEK